cttctataacagctggtcctatgtgtgtagtaccagctggtcctatgtgtgtagtaccttctataacagctggtcctatgtgtgtagtacctaacagctggtcctatgtgtgtagtaccttctataacagctggtcctatgtgtgtagtaccttctataacagctggtcctatgtgtgtagtaccttctataacagctggtcctatgtgtgtagcaccttctataacagctggtcctatgtgtgtagcaccttctataacagctggtcctatgtgtgtagtaccttctataacagctggtcctatgtgtgtagtaccttctataacagctggtcctatgtgtgtagtaccttctataacagctggtcctatgtgtgtagtaccttctataacagctggtcctatgtgtgtagtaccttctacaacagctggtcctatgtgtgtagtaccttctataacagctggtcctatgtgtgtagtaccttctataacagctggtcttatgtgtaatcatatataactatcactatcattaataatcatatacaactattaataatcatatataactatcatttatcagtaatcatatataactatcattaatcattagtaatcatatataactaaaggcattaacatgatcagtgtcttcacatagatgagaatcattaatcattaataatcatatataactatcattaatcattaataatcatgtataactattattaatcattaataatcatatataactaaaggcaaactgagcacatttgttatttcagaagaatgtatcaaactggtagcccttcgtatgactcagtagccatgaagtagctctcagtttagaaaaggttggtgacccctggtttaaaacaactaataatgcagtgtgatgttaaatcaaactaagtcccacacatacatatgctcatgttttattccctttagtctttgctattaacattcatcaactgcaaaattagaaaattgcgtttttaaataatgatgcatggaaaataaaataaacaaagctagtttatttttttttgtttttaacaacagaacaagtcgaaacaaatgcaaataagtcaaacataagcataaaacacaattttcttCATTATTggtatatttattgtacaaattctCACGTAGGCTACAACGTGCAGCAAGCTTTCACAGAAGCCGAGCGCTAATTACTACGTCATTTCTGGAGTCTTCTGCTGATAGTTTTAAAGGTTATTAcgatgcataacttactggaacaaagctgagcaacgtgttgttggtggtgacaaaaccactgatttatatatttatatatatgtatttatatatatatatatatatatatatgtatatatatatatatatatatatatatatatatatgaatatatatatatatttatatatatatatgtatataaatatatatatatatatatatataaatatatatatatatatatatatatatatatatatatatatatatatatatatatatatatatatatatatatatatatatatgtatacagtacagccAAAGTTTGgaacaccttctcattcaatgcgtttcctttatttattttcatgactatttacattgtagattctcactgaaggcatccaaaactatgaatgaacacatatggaattatgtacttaacaaaaaagtgtgaaataactgaaaacatgtcttatattttagattcttcaaagtagccaccctttgctttttttgataactctgcaaacccttggtgttctctcaatgagcttcatgaggtagtcacctgaaatggttttaccttcacaggtgtgccttgtcagggttcattagtggaagtttttcccttattaataaaaaagcaaagggttgatgccttcagtgagaatctacaatgtaaatagtcatgaaaataaaaggaaacgcattgaatgagaaggtgtgtccaaacttttggcctgtactgtatatatatatatatatatatatatatatttatatatatatatatatataaatatatatatatatatatttatatatatatgtacattgaagcgatactggcgttaaagacccgctgattgCTGTCTGATTCTCTGAAATGAATTGTGGGAAATCGGCTTTGCATGCTCCCAGCTCGGATCCTTTcgtgttctgtcttacagcatatactgtagtatttcaaatatttacaaaataatattaaaataaagaaatgcatactatCATAATATCTAAATATATGTTGATAGATgtatctgtgctaagctaggctagatggagccggttacctccaggatctgtgctaagctaggctagatggagccggttacctccaggatctgtgctaagctaggctagatggagccggttacctccaggatctgtgctaagctaggctagatgggccggttacctccaggatctgtgctaagctaggctagatggagccggttacctccaggatctgtgctaagctaggctagatagccggttacctccaggatctgtgctaagctaggctagatggagccggttacctcaggatctgtgctaagctaggctagatggccGGTTacccaggatctgtgctaagctaggctagatgcgGTTAcctcaggatctgtgctaagctaggtaGATGGAGCGGTTACtagatctgtgctaagctaggctagatggagccggttacctccaggatctgtgctaagctaggctagcggtgggggcgtcagacagagttaggacacacacggagatgagaagggtctgtatggactcatctaactctgggggatacggggaataagacaaagtcccaataagtcggtgtgttcctttaagataaCACACGTAACGTCagacataacgttagcttagcgtcTCTCCgttctctctgctgattcctAACATCTGTttccacttttgtcttcataaaagctcagtttttcagGTCGGCAGCTAATAAAAACTTAAGTTCTGGGTTCTTTACATTGTTGGTAGTTCATATCATCACACAGCAGCTTTCAgacatgtttctgttgtttgctagcagaatAAAGAGGAGGAAACCTTCACACAGTACAAGTCAGCAGAGAGAGGTTATCCCCTCcggtgggggcgggacttaaatgcGCTCTGTTGCTATGGCAAAGCTACATTGTGACTTAAAATAAACTTGTTAaaatagagctcaacagagACCGCCCACTGTTATTCGTCTCTGTCTCCAGAAGTGTTTTTCCCCGTTCAATTGTTCAATTGACGTTTCTAAAACAGCTGATATGTGAAGAGTTTTAAGTCTGGAACGAGCCAATCAGGTACGAGATGAGTGGCGAgcataaacataacataacataacataaacacgTTTGATTCGgcccaaaaaaacattttgaaaacggcaaaaaagtcaaaaggtCCGAGACTGCGTCCAGATAATCTATCAGAGACTTCAACGGTAGAAGCTCGCTCTAGCCGCTTGCGGTTTCACAGATACGGTAAATGTTTCTATGGTAACAgcgagttggaccaatcagagacgttgcTGTTACCCTAAGGATTGTGGGAAATGTAGTTTTTCTTCATTAAATCGCCGATAAAAcctgtttttcttaaaacaaggttgatttcatccAGACTTCTaacttctacaggagcagaaaccttagttacacaatcacacagacattatgggatggttcagacattatgggatggtttagatattatgggatggtttagacattatgggacggtttagacattatgggatggtttagatattatgggatggtttagatattatgggatggtttagatATTATGGTAGATAatctaaatccttatggagaaaattaatgggatttttacttccggagtcggctgtgggcgggactgttgagctctatagagTACAGGTTTAGGTTTCATAGCAATGAAAAAAATACTGTTGTTGAAGTGATTAAAATCACGTTTAAACAGTTTAACTATCGGCCTGATTAATTTGCTTCATAGGGATTGAAGGTGTGGATTCGGTTGATTGTCCTGGAGATGAAGGTTCGGCTGGTTCTGGAGTAGAGGCATCTGCTGGTGTGTTATTCGGGGCGGATATTATCTCTTTAGTAATCTCGTcaaaatcaaaacattttaCCCAGTCATTACCAGTAAAACAGGCGTTGAGTTTTTCAGTCAGCTTAACATTTGCATTTTCTCTCAGCTTCTTCGTCGCTAGGTTTTCACATTCTTCCAAAATAATATCCTTAAGCTTGTCAGCGTTGGCAGTGCAGAGGTCCAACGGTACTGCTGACATGCAGGAAGCCACCAAGGTGATACAGAGAAGAGGCAAGCCGATTTCCtgaaaatcaaaatcaaagaCCAGGTTGTATAATCACAGCATCTTTATGTACTTGTGGtaacttttttattaaaactaaagcttaatatattgttaataaAGGGGCGTGCTCCAGGGTTCTATACTAGGAACACTTTTCTTCTTTATGTTTAAAGgttccatgacatggtgctctttggatgcttttatatagaccttagtgatcctctaatactgtatctgaagtctcttttatatagaccttagtgatcctctaatactgtatctgaagtctcttttatatagaccttagtggtcccctaatactgtatctgaagtctcttttatatagaccttagtggtcccctaatactgtatctgaagtctcttttatatagaccttagtggtcccctaatactgtatctgaagtctcttttatatagaccttagtggtcccctaatactgtatctgaagtctcttttatatagaccttagtggtcccctaatactgtatctgaagtgtcttttatatagaccttagtggtcccctaatactgtatctgaagtgtcttttatatagaccttagtggtcccctaatactgtatctgaagtctcttttatatagaccttagtggtcccctaatactgtatctgaagtctcttttatatagaccttagtggtcccctaatactgtatctgaagtgtctttatatagaccttagtggtcccctaatactgtatctgaagtctcttttatatagaccttagtggtccccctaatactgtatctgaagtctcttttatatagaccttagtggtcccctaatactgtatctgaagtctcttttatataggccttagtggtcccctaatactgtatctgaagtctcttttatatagaccttagtggtcccctaatactgtatctgaagtctctttatatagaccttagtggtcccctaatactgtatctgaagtctcttttatatagaccttagtggtcccctaatactgtatctgaagtctcttttatatagaccttagtggtcccctaatactgtatctgaagtctctttatataggcaaacattaacattagtaattaaacagataatggaagtccaaactgcctgtgagcttctcctgtactatatggtaattcctctactgtgtgacagtaagtctcgtgttatgacccaatcgttagcctattgttataaaatccGCCATTGCAGAGATTCGTCTCATGTAAACAAAGGTCATAGCGGTGCACAATCTAATGTCAAACAAAGGAGACAACAGTGCACACTCCGATGTCACAAGCCAAAATCACCGGTTTCACCGGCTACACCACACCAAAGCAACCGGAGTTTCTAAAAATCTTCACCCTGGCAGGAGTTTTCAGTGACCTGATACTGCGGTTGCGTGTGGACAGGGCCTTAAACAATAATTTTCTTACAATATGTTATTGCTGTTGTAAAGTAGAAGCATATAAACGTTATTTGTAAGGGACTGAGCTGGTCCAAAATGGCAGATTAGGTGTTAACCTTCTCTTAATCGCTATACCTGTTTCCTGTTAACACGTAATCTAAAAGAATCAGATAATTGCAGGAAACCAACAATAACCAGGTTACTTAAGTGCACAAAAACAGCGACAATCATGATGTCATCAATGAGGAAAGATTAAAAACTCACCCTTGACTTGTTCTTCAGCTCAGCGATGAGTGCTTGATCCTCAGCTGTCTTTGCAGTCTTGTCTTTGCAGGCCAACTGTGCTTGTTGTTCGGTGTGATCATTGTAACAGCAAACAAACCAGTCTCCATCGATGAGAACGGCTATACACCACAACGTACTGACCATAGCTGCCTTGAGAATTCGAATCGATAATACCCTTATAAATTTACGGTCACAATTATACAGCTTGTACTTGATGGATCTCTGAAAGGGTTTGTCAATCCAGAGTATTAAGACAAATAGTAAACATGCTGGTGAAGTCATGTATAACCAGCAGGCTCCCAGTTGTTCTTTGCAAGTGCAAGCCATGTCCTTGTTAAGCAGGACATGGTAGGAGAAAAGCCCAATGGCTGTGCCATAGATACAGGCTGCTTTAGAGACATGGCTAGCAAATTGCTTCAGGGCTGCTCGAAAGCTCTCCATGTTCGTCGGAAGATTTGATTCTGCTAAAACCTGCAGACACCTGCACATATACTGCCATACTAACAGGAAACCAAGCCTTTCCTGTTGTTGCAGAGTATTTGCATGCTGTTGGATGTGCAGGAAGCATGATCGTCTTTATCTGAAACCTGTGAGAGTCACAGCAACCCCTTACTTGcttgttatattatatatatatatatatatatatatatatatatatatatatatatattgcattaTTGTTGTTACCTAATCATCCTCAATCTCCTTATTGAGTTTTAAGAtgaaataaaactttttttgcaTCGTCTGCTCCAACAATTAACagataacattaaaaacaaacccAACACACATCTGACACACCTATCTGTCattcacacgcacacgcacacgcacacacacacacacacacacacacgcacacacacacacatgcacacacacacacacgcacgcacacatgcaccgcatacgacacacacaaacacacacgcacgcacacacacacagagacatgcatgcatacacacatgcacacacacacacacacacacacacaaacacacacgcacgcacacacacacagagacatgcatgcatacacacatgcacacacagacgcacatcacacgcacacatacacgcacgcacacacacccacgcaccGCTCAGCACAAAACGCAGACAGGTGTGAAATCATGAAACTGTAAGTCAaccaattacagtttttttcgattgctaaacgacagtgggcccaactggagtcacatgtgcaaaactcaaactacagtctgcacagcagcagttcatgtggaccaaactctagtttgtttttcatttcatttcatttcagttttcaaaactctacacacttatcccatgactttaaccacaacgtgcacaacactgtagatctacagcactttgtccaaatgctaacacactgctgtcaacactgttaaccacacattcaaaacagaatagattccagtctggtgcctatcaaacactgctgattgcaattttagctgaaagcctaagcaagtgtcttgttttagactagttaatgaacatatatggtatttatacagagaaagctcagaaagccttttttgtatacaaacaccaaataagaatgaaacagttatacactgtactgtttgagagaaacaagtaaaagagcaaagataccaacatgtccaggtaagatgtctgaggttatgtacacagctataaactatatctttacaatagtaaaacagcgttcttactgtttttcagaaagtaatggaggtgaaagcaatagaaacaccacattcatttttatttagagatgatgaagacatctaatgtgatgaagagaacttgccacatgatgctggagagaggcaggattagtcacactatcctctggtactgttacgtacttttagttttttccccagtaattccataaattactagagataaaatattgaagaaaactgctgattttcattccttcttgtttaccttatgtaaaaattggtatgctttttccttaaataaactgttgagtagtgtcaagtcactcaaattgttcaaaatgtaaagatgaaaaagtttgtaatttgtgtattggtgtttgatgctagtgtttttaccctcagtgtgttctgagtgacagtgtgtgtgtgtgtgtgtgtgtgtgtgtgtgtgtgtgtgtgtgtgtgtgtgtgtgtttgttatggCCGTTATCAGATTCAGGTTGTCTGATCTGATTGGGCAATCGTCTGTTTCTATATTTTATAACGTGCACAGGAAGGACTTCAGGGTAAAACTCTCAAGTTTTTAATCTGAATTCAAGAATAAGATGCATTTAAATGTTGCGGGGACGGTTTTATCCAGACTTTTATGTAGAGTTAGCCTGACcagccagccccacatccagatgttgggtctgggaactcaccattggtcagggctcaatccgaggggcgggatcaacggttgtctttcaaattccctctgcaccaataggatagcgctccaaccaatcagagcaacgctagttgatagattcaactttaaactctgaacacatcttctttttttaagaatgacttcagagccgttctttgttcttttctcaaagaaaagctgaactccaagtcttccagaagaccagctgttcaccagcagcagcagccataagccccgcccacccactctatacacgatgtgattggcctgaccagagtttggtttttccagctcgcaagccaacggagagttgctagacccccctggctgcagattacatttgctgccgctagtggtctagatttctattcaattcaattttagtaTCAAatcagagttatctcgagacactttacaaatagagtaggtctagaccactctataatttacaaagcctcaacaattacagtaattcccccaagagcaagcattagcggTGGCTATTGCGAgagtggcgaggagaaactcccttttaggaagaaacctcggcagacccagactcttggtaggaggtgtctgacgggccggttgggggtgtgatgaccAGTGGTGTAATAgtgtaatagtcacattaaagataatggaacagtgactacaatggtagtcgtagtagttcatgtcatagccgggcacagcagggtgttacagggtgtaacgtggcacagcagagcgtgGGTGGACGCGGCAGGACGCAGCTGGACattgcagggtgtagcagggtgtagcagggcgtagcagagcgtagcagggcgcagcaggacgtagcagggtgtagcaggaccagGGTgtagcagagcgtagcagggcgcAGCAGGGCgcagcagggtgtagcagggtgtagcagggtgtagcaggatgtagcagggcgtagcagggcgtagcagggtgtagcagggcgtagcagggtgtagcagggtgtagcagggcgtagcagggcgtagcaggatgtagcagggtgtagcagggtgtagcaggatgtagcagggtgtagcagggtgtagcaggatgtagcagggtgtagcaggatgtagcagggtgtagcagggcgtagcaggacgtagcagggtgtagcagggtgtagcaggatgtagcagggtgtagcaggatgtagcagggcgtagcagggcgcagcaggatgtagcagggtgtagcaggatgtagcagggtgtagcaggatgtagcagggtgtagcagggcgcagcagggcgtagcagggtgtagcagggtgtagcagggcgcagcaggacgtagcagggtgtagcaggatgtagcagggtgtagcagggtgtagcaggatgtagcaggtcCACAGCAACAGCTGCACCCAAGACACAGATCTTGATGTCACCCTAATCCAAGGCGATGTTCTGGACTCCGGGGAGtgaactccccagagctaggttagtaacaagcatttctgggacaaggatgcacataaaaggaaacaaataaaaagagagaggagagagcagctcagtgtgtcataagaaggaaggaacttccccggcagtattaaattataatagcatgactaagagaggcaggttaaagagaggtgcctggtcgggctagaactctcccctgccggatcgggctgtactggcctgcctccctctactctcgctatattattgattatataataaataaaactgatgactataaagagaagcagagaagagaaggggtgctgTGTCTGCAGCTATACACCCTACCCCACCGGTCTAGGCgtacgctgcaactcctcactccctaactataagctttatcaaagaggagagtttcagtttactcttaaatgtggtgacggtgtctgcccctcgaacccagactgggagctggttccacaggagaggagcctgatatctgaaggctctggctcccattctacttttagagactctaggaaccacaagtaactctgcattctgggagcgcagtgctccagtgggacaataaggtactaggagctgttctagatagggttgtgcttgaccatttagagctttgtaggtcaggagaaggattttaaagtcaatcctggattttacaggaagccaatgcagagaagctaatacaggagaaatatgatctcttctcttagttctcgtcagaacacgcgctgcagcatcctggatcagctggagagtcttaagggacttatttgagcaacctgatcgtagggaattacagtagtccagcctggaagtaacgaatgcatggactagtttttcagcatcgttttgagacaggatgttcctaattttggcaatgttacgaagatgaaaaaaagctgttcttgaggtttgttttagatgggcgttaaaggatatatcctgatcaaaaataacccctagatttctgacagtatcgctggaggccagggcaacaccatccagagtagctatgtctttagataatgaagttcggaggtgtcccagcacaataacttcagttttgtctgagtttaacatcagaaaattgtaggtcatccattattttatatatttaatgcacgcttgaagtttagctaactgactggtttcgtctggtttgattgacaagtataattgggtgtcgtctgcgtaacagtgaaagttaattgagtgtttcctaataatattaccaagaggaagcatatataaggagaatagaatttcTAGGCTACCTTTAAGTCCCAAAACCCAAACATCTGTGTGGACACACTGAAGAAGTTGCGGTGTGAATGCTGCATGATGAAAGGCTGATTCTACACTGGAGCGCTGGCTTGAATGTGTAAGAAGGAGGTGaagtagtagcagtagtttaaaaaaataatcacaactAGGTATTCTGCTGATGTGGTGCAGCCCTAGCTTACACATTAACATGCAGTTTGAGTTTGTTGAGTCAGACACAACGTGTtctcctgcagacacacacacacacacacacacacacacacacacacacacacacacacacacagacacacacacacacacacacacacacacacacacacacacacacacacacacacacacacacacacacacacacacacacatacacacacacacacacagacgagtgtgtttgtttctgtctttGGTTGTTCAACCTTTGATCCTCTCGCTCCTCTATCGCTGAGATATAGATAAGTCCCTGCTGCAGACATTACTGCTGactctgaggtgtgtgtgtctgtgtgtgtgtgtgtctgtgtgtgtcacacacacacacacacacacacacacacacacacacacacacacacacacacacacacacaaacacacacacagacacacacacacacacacacacacacacacagacacacacatacacacaacacacacacacacacaaacacacacacacacacacagacacacacaccacacacagacacacacacacacacatacacacaaacacacacaa
This genomic interval from Perca fluviatilis chromosome 5, GENO_Pfluv_1.0, whole genome shotgun sequence contains the following:
- the LOC120558739 gene encoding uncharacterized protein LOC120558739 — encoded protein: MESFRAALKQFASHVSKAACIYGTAIGLFSYHVLLNKDMACTCKEQLGACWLYMTSPACLLFVLILWIDKPFQRSIKYKLYNCDRKFIRVLSIRILKAAMVSTLWCIAVLIDGDWFVCCYNDHTEQQAQLACKDKTAKTAEDQALIAELKNKSREIGLPLLCITLVASCMSAVPLDLCTANADKLKDIILEECENLATKKLRENANVKLTEKLNACFTGNDWVKCFDFDEITKEIISAPNNTPADASTPEPAEPSSPGQSTESTPSIPMKQINQADS